In Candidatus Palauibacter soopunensis, the sequence AACGCATCGACCTGCTGTGCGTCGTATCCGCGCACGGAACGCCTGAAGTCGTCCTTCTTCTTGCGGACGTCGAGCGGTGTCAGGTCGATCATCTCTCCCCCAGTAGCACCGTGCCGAGCCGCACCCGCGTGCTCCCCTCCTCGATCGCGATCTCGAAGTCGTTGCTCATCCCCATCGAGAGCGCCCGGCCCTCGAAGCCCGGGATCTCCGCCCGGCAGCGCTCCAGCAGCCGCGCGGCGCCACGAAACGCGGGCCGGACCACGGCTTCGTCCGCCGTGAAGGGCGCCATCGTCATCAGTCCGGCCACGCGCAGACCGGGCAGCTCACAGATCTCGGCCGCGGCGTCGAGCGCCGCATCCGGGCCCAGGCCGGCCTTCGCGGCCTCCCCCGACGTGTTCACCTGCACGAGCACTTCGACCGGCTTGCAACCCTCCTCCTCGATGATCCGGCTCAGCGCGCCCGCGAGCCGCACGCTGTCCACGGACTCGACGACATCGAACAGCCGGACCGCGCGCCGCGCCTTGTTGCGCTGCAGCCGACCGATCAGGTGCCACGCGACGCCGGGCGTCGGCCCCAGCTCCGACCGCTTGGCTTCGGCCTCCTGCACCCGGTTTTCGCCGATCCGGCCCACGCCGAGCGCCTTCACGATCTCGATCCCCCGAGCGGGATGTCCCTTCGTCACGGGGAGGATCTCGACGTCGCTCGCGCGCCGTCCGGCCCGACTCGCCGCGGCCTCGATGCGCTCCGTCACCCTGGCCAGCCGGGCCTCGACCTGAGAGCGCCCGGCGTCGCGTTGGCGTCGCCGGGCGCTCTGTCGTCGCCTCGAGTCCGCGGGACGGGCTAGATCACCTGGAACGTCACCCACTGCGAGACCCAGACCGCCGTGACCTTGTCGCGGTTCTTTGCAGGCGTGAATCGCATCTGCTGCACGACTTTCCCCGCGGCCTCGTCGAGCAGGCCGTTACCGGAGGAGGTTTTGACCTCGAAGTTCTCGACGGCCCCGCCCTCCGTCACGTAGAGCCAGAGTTCGACGCGACCGCCGATGCCGGCATCCTTCAGCGTGCGCGGATACTCCCGCTGCAGAATCTGCTGAATCTCACCCCCGTTCAGCATCACCGGAGGCGTATCGTACGCGATGAAGGACGGCCGGTCCGCCGGGCTCCCGGTCTCGGGAGGCGGAGGCAGGGCGTTGTCCGTCGTGAACGACTCGAACGTCGTTTCCGCGATCGTGATGTCCTCGGAGATGTCGACCGAGGCGACCCGCGGGGTGGCCGGACGGGCGATCTGCTCCGGCGGCGGCGGGATCTTCACCTCGGGCGGCAACGCCACCGCCTCGATTTCATCGACCACGACGCCCAGGTCCGCGGCCTCGAACGGACGTACGAGGACGAACAGCCCGAAGTGGAGCGTGACGGCAACCATCAGGCCGATCTGTGTCCAGTTGGTGCTCGCTCGCTTGAACTGATCGTTCGCGGTGAGCCGAATGCCGGTCTCTTCCATCATTTCTCTCCCGGTCTCCAGAAGCCCGTGGTGTGCCGCTACCGCTAGCGCCGTGCCCGCATGGCGCGCTGCTCGAGTCGCGTGGCGAAGGTGACGCGAACCGCGCCGGACGCCTGCAATTCTTCCGTAATCGTATTGATCTGCTGATAAGGTACCTCGGAGTCGCCGCGAATCGCGATCACGAGTTCACGGTTCTCCGCGTAGATCGGCCGAACGGTTTCCGAGATGTCCTCGAACGGCGTCAGCACGTCGTTGATCCAGACCGACCCG encodes:
- a CDS encoding energy transducer TonB, with the protein product MMEETGIRLTANDQFKRASTNWTQIGLMVAVTLHFGLFVLVRPFEAADLGVVVDEIEAVALPPEVKIPPPPEQIARPATPRVASVDISEDITIAETTFESFTTDNALPPPPETGSPADRPSFIAYDTPPVMLNGGEIQQILQREYPRTLKDAGIGGRVELWLYVTEGGAVENFEVKTSSGNGLLDEAAGKVVQQMRFTPAKNRDKVTAVWVSQWVTFQVI
- a CDS encoding biopolymer transporter ExbD; translated protein: MAIKDSGFKKKSGSDGSIPTSSMADIAFLLLIFFMVTTVFRKDRNRQIEWTTAEATEKIDEKRQNILHLWVQRDGSVWINDVLTPFEDISETVRPIYAENRELVIAIRGDSEVPYQQINTITEELQASGAVRVTFATRLEQRAMRARR
- a CDS encoding YggS family pyridoxal phosphate-dependent enzyme, which codes for MTERIEAAASRAGRRASDVEILPVTKGHPARGIEIVKALGVGRIGENRVQEAEAKRSELGPTPGVAWHLIGRLQRNKARRAVRLFDVVESVDSVRLAGALSRIIEEEGCKPVEVLVQVNTSGEAAKAGLGPDAALDAAAEICELPGLRVAGLMTMAPFTADEAVVRPAFRGAARLLERCRAEIPGFEGRALSMGMSNDFEIAIEEGSTRVRLGTVLLGER